The following proteins come from a genomic window of Heyndrickxia acidicola:
- the pyrF gene encoding orotidine-5'-phosphate decarboxylase, whose product MKPIIALDFPDLKRTKAFLDQFETESLYVKVGMELFYQTGPAVIEAIKEKGHQLFLDLKLHDIPSTVYQAMKGLAGLEVDMVNVHAAGGRNMMTSALEGLEAGTPAGRNRSNLIAVTQLTSVSERDMQRDQLIPVSLEESVLHYARQSFESGLDGVVCSAFEAGKVSEVTRGDFIKVTPGIRLHGDAQDDQKRVMTPEQAFLMGSTAIVVGRSITKANDSVAAYYKVKEAWEGN is encoded by the coding sequence ATGAAGCCCATTATAGCTCTTGATTTTCCTGACTTAAAGAGAACAAAAGCCTTTTTAGACCAATTTGAAACAGAGTCGTTATACGTAAAAGTGGGAATGGAATTATTTTATCAAACTGGGCCGGCTGTAATAGAAGCGATAAAAGAAAAAGGCCATCAGCTTTTTCTTGATTTAAAGCTTCATGACATTCCAAGCACAGTATACCAAGCAATGAAGGGGCTGGCTGGTTTAGAAGTAGATATGGTAAATGTCCACGCGGCAGGCGGAAGGAACATGATGACCTCTGCATTGGAAGGCCTGGAGGCAGGGACACCGGCAGGAAGAAACAGGTCAAATCTTATAGCGGTTACGCAGCTTACCAGTGTTTCGGAAAGGGACATGCAGCGTGATCAGCTTATTCCTGTTTCACTGGAGGAATCCGTGCTTCACTATGCAAGGCAAAGCTTTGAATCTGGTTTGGATGGAGTTGTTTGCTCGGCATTCGAAGCCGGTAAGGTAAGTGAAGTGACCCGGGGGGATTTTATTAAGGTTACACCAGGGATTAGACTTCACGGAGACGCGCAAGATGACCAGAAACGTGTCATGACTCCGGAACAAGCTTTTTTAATGGGATCAACAGCAATTGTTGTGGGAAGGTCCATAACGAAAGCGAATGATTCCGTAGCAGCCTATTACAAAGTAAAAGAAGCATGGGAGGGAAATTAA
- a CDS encoding dihydroorotate dehydrogenase yields MKRLNIELPGLSLKNPVMPASGCFGFGKEYSQFYSLSELGAIMIKATTSEPRFGNATPRVAETSSGMLNAIGLQNPGLASVMENELPWLSQYDVPIIANVAGSVTEDYVHVAERISKAPNVRALELNISCPNVKTGGIAFGTIPEVAAELTRKVKEVSSVPVYVKLSPNVSNIVEMAKAVENAGADGLTMINTLIGMRLDYKTGKPLLANRTGGLSGPSIKPVAIRMVYEVSQHVDIPIIGMGGIQTAEDIIEFFYAGASAVAVGTANFVDPFICKKLIDELPAKLDKLGIDHISDLKGRSWKFFENEAHYSS; encoded by the coding sequence ATGAAACGATTAAACATAGAATTACCAGGCTTATCCTTGAAAAATCCCGTTATGCCGGCTTCAGGCTGTTTCGGTTTTGGAAAGGAATACAGCCAGTTTTATAGTTTAAGTGAGCTTGGTGCCATTATGATAAAGGCAACAACCAGCGAACCGAGGTTTGGCAATGCAACACCTCGCGTAGCCGAAACATCCTCAGGTATGTTGAATGCCATTGGGCTGCAAAATCCCGGCTTGGCATCTGTCATGGAAAATGAATTGCCTTGGCTGTCTCAATACGATGTGCCCATTATCGCGAATGTAGCCGGCTCTGTGACAGAAGATTATGTTCATGTTGCCGAAAGGATTTCTAAGGCACCGAATGTCAGGGCTCTTGAGCTGAATATCTCATGCCCGAATGTAAAAACAGGCGGCATTGCTTTTGGCACAATACCTGAAGTAGCAGCAGAACTTACCCGAAAAGTGAAAGAGGTTTCCAGTGTACCGGTTTATGTAAAGCTTTCACCAAATGTATCAAATATTGTAGAAATGGCAAAAGCGGTCGAGAATGCCGGGGCAGATGGGTTAACCATGATCAATACACTCATTGGAATGAGATTGGATTACAAAACAGGGAAACCCCTTTTAGCAAACAGGACAGGAGGATTATCCGGTCCTTCTATTAAACCGGTAGCAATTAGGATGGTTTACGAAGTAAGCCAGCACGTAGATATTCCTATTATTGGCATGGGAGGCATTCAGACTGCTGAAGATATTATCGAATTTTTTTATGCAGGGGCAAGTGCTGTTGCAGTAGGAACCGCCAACTTTGTGGATCCTTTCATTTGTAAGAAGCTAATTGATGAACTCCCGGCAAAGCTTGACAAGTTAGGGATTGACCACATTTCGGATTTAAAAGGAAGGAGTTGGAAGTTCTTTGAAAATGAAGCCCATTATAGCTCTTGA
- a CDS encoding dihydroorotate dehydrogenase electron transfer subunit has translation MIIQENMEVVSQQAIAENIYELKMKGHLVRSISRPGQFVHIRVGEEPLLRRPISIAEYNKAENLLTVLYRAEGKGTKKISEKQPSDLVDVLGPLGNGFPTEEGMAGETALLVGGGIGVPPLYELSRQLTEKGVNVIHVLGFETAAKSFYTEKFEELGPVYMATVDGSKGQKGFVTEILDKVGMDFDVLFSCGPIPMLMALEERYAGRRAYISLEERMGCGIGACFACVCHVKEDPAGFKYKKVCSDGPVFPIGEVVL, from the coding sequence ATGATTATCCAGGAGAATATGGAGGTGGTTTCCCAACAAGCCATTGCTGAAAATATTTATGAGCTTAAAATGAAGGGGCATTTAGTCCGTTCCATCAGCCGGCCTGGCCAATTCGTCCATATCAGGGTTGGAGAAGAGCCGTTATTAAGAAGGCCGATCAGTATTGCAGAGTACAATAAAGCTGAAAATCTGCTAACTGTTCTTTATCGTGCAGAAGGAAAAGGAACCAAAAAAATTTCTGAAAAACAGCCAAGTGACCTAGTCGATGTACTAGGTCCGCTTGGTAACGGTTTTCCAACAGAAGAAGGCATGGCTGGAGAAACGGCTTTGCTTGTGGGAGGGGGAATCGGAGTTCCTCCCCTCTATGAGCTTTCCAGGCAGCTGACAGAAAAAGGAGTCAATGTTATCCATGTACTTGGATTCGAAACGGCTGCTAAATCCTTTTACACCGAAAAGTTCGAGGAGCTAGGACCTGTATATATGGCCACAGTTGATGGATCCAAAGGACAAAAGGGATTTGTCACGGAGATTTTAGACAAAGTTGGCATGGACTTTGATGTATTGTTTTCTTGCGGCCCTATCCCCATGCTAATGGCCCTGGAAGAGAGGTATGCCGGAAGGAGGGCATATATATCGCTTGAAGAACGGATGGGCTGTGGAATAGGAGCCTGCTTCGCGTGTGTATGCCATGTGAAAGAGGATCCTGCTGGATTCAAGTATAAGAAGGTATGCAGCGATGGCCCTGTTTTTCCAATCGGGGAGGTGGTTTTATGA